Proteins from a genomic interval of Vanacampus margaritifer isolate UIUO_Vmar chromosome 4, RoL_Vmar_1.0, whole genome shotgun sequence:
- the heatr3 gene encoding HEAT repeat-containing protein 3, with the protein MGKSKTTKFKRPQFNAVGLPVNAVKEAAAEDQELGDDDDYCPAAELLEKLESPSADVRECACAGISRVVQQSQSIPGFLQRDAVRRLGPMLLDGSLAVRETAAGALRNLSACGGQEVCEDMVKRDVMTPLTALLRECCVGFDGATVPTKEPKNHAENVANEAVNLLWNLCESSNQALSLFNKSGLLDVVVQCLERHPHNVELATSAAHCLHTVSEDNPELLCSINGDVHGALEGLLLSNQPGMGHTLLRTLAAGTLWNMKGSLPAARQAQTLTAVLATLSQCLDLDAGELIPQLHKAEEARFQDAPAASAMEAHATREPAMVEIEEEGAAQCVKNGDSGDDFSDLLPREMEELREAAALLTAQQTSLEILVNMCCSDDPSDDEWEESSSSDESEAAADGLSSLMSPLCLSAEVHGALINHNIPEKVLKKTQFPKQEAMDVCHQTPYWRTLVKKMQRVQSRALTCLHSILSGMDSESLGGPEALQQAAQLLSSLVFGPPEIPKDEEFLEAVTSAMRSLLQMTSSKNIPLSISLQQLMSLSEAAARCDVISVRVNAVAILGITGSSLAKEKDSAQTLQMIGSGLLQVATNDADLVVNGEALDALFDVFADGKEAEAAARGIQLLPALKTLQPVFKAKIRKAGRDKYSPQQLCVLDNVRVNLRRFVGYLETLAKK; encoded by the exons TTGGAGAGTCCCAGCGCGGACGTAAGAGAGTGTGCGTGCGCCGGCATCTCTCGGGTAGTCCAGCAGAGTCAGAGCATCCCAGGCTTTCTGCAGAGGGACGCAGTGAGGCGGCTGGGCCCCATGTTGCTGGATGGAAGCCTAGCCGTCAGGGAGACCGCGGCCGGAGCCCTCAG GAATCTGAGTGCGTGCGGCGGCCAGGAGGTGTGCGAGGACATGGTGAAGCGCGACGTCATGACTCCTCTGACAGCACTGCTCAGAGAG TGCTGTGTGGGTTTCGACGGTGCCACCGTGCCGACCAAAGAGCCAAAGAACCACGCCGAGAACGTCGCCAACGAGGCCGTGAACCTACTGTGGAATCTCTG CGAGAGCAGCAACCAGGCACTGTCTCTGTTCAACAAATCAGGTCTTCTGGATGTGGTGGTCCAGTGTCTGGAGAGACACCCCCACAACGTGGAGCTGGCCACTTCCGCTG CGCACTGTTTGCACACGGTGTCGGAGGACAACCCCGAGCTGCTGTGTAGCATCAATGGCGACGTGCATGGCGCCTTAGAGGGGCTACTGCTGTCAAACCAGCCTGGCATGGGGCATACTCTCCTCAGGACATTGGCTGCAG GAACTCTGTGGAACATGAAGGGAAGTCTTCCCGCTGCCCGCCAGGCTCAGACCCTCACAGCTGTGCTGGCCACCTTGTCCCAGTGTTTGGATTTGGATGCGGGCGAACTCATCCCTCAGCTTCACAAGGCGGAGGAGGCGCGCTTCCAGGATGCTCCTGCGGCGTCGGCTATGGAGGCGCACGCTACTAGGGAACCCGCTATGGTGGAGATTGAAGAGGAGGGAGCAGCGCAGTGTGTGAAAAATGGCGATTCCGGAGACGACTTTTCTGATCTCTTGCCT AGGGAGATGGAGGAGCTGAGGGAGGCGGCGGCCTTGCTGACGGCCCAGCAGACGTCCCTGGAGATCCTCGTCAACATGTGCTGCTCCGACG ATCCCTCCGACGACGAGTGGGAGGAGTCGTCGAGCAGCGACGAAAGTGAAGCGGCGGCCGACGGATTGTCTAGCCTCATGTCGCCTCTGTGTTTGTCGGCGGAGGTGCACGGCGCCCTCATCAACCACAACATCCCAGAAAAG GTGCTCAAAAAGACGCAGTTTCCCAAGCAGGAAGCTATGGACGTGTGTCACCAGACTCCCTACTGGAGAACCCTCGTAAAGAA GATGCAGCGTGTCCAGTCTCGCGCCCTGACGTGCCTTCACAGCATCCTTTCCGGCATGGACTCCGAGTCTCTGGGCGGGCCAGAGGCCCTGCAGCAGGCGGCGCAGCTCTTGTCTTCACTGGTTTTTGGACCGCCAG AGATCCCCAAAGATGAGGAGTTCCTGGAGGCAGTTACCAGTGCGATGCGGTCTCTTTTGCAGATGACCTCTTCAAAAAACATCcctctg TCCATAAGTCTACAGCAGCTAATGAGCCTCAGCGAAGCCGCTGcgcgctgtgatgtcatcagtgtGAGGGTCAATGCTGTCGCCATCCTGGGCATCACCGGCAGCAGCCTTGCCAAAGAGAAGGATTCAGCTCAAACGCTTCAG ATGATCGGGAGCGGCTTGCTACAAGTAGCAACCAATGATGCCGACCTGGTGGTTAATGGCGAGGCCCTAGACGCCCTTTTCGACGTGTTTGCAGATGGCAAGGAGGCGGAGGCAGCAGCCAGGGGCATCCAGTTACTTCCTGCTTTGAAGACGCTTCAGCCTGTCTTTAAGGCCAAG ATCCGTAAGGCAGGAAGAGACAAGTACAGCCCGCAGCAACTCTGCGTGCTTGACAACGTCAGAGTCAACCTGAGGAGATTCGTCGGCTACCTCGAGACTCTGGCTAAAAAGTGA